One genomic window of Lentimicrobiaceae bacterium includes the following:
- a CDS encoding LUD domain-containing protein, whose translation MIYSSSEQVFINNCKEAINDTALQDNINSNIKAHLKNVQKTEFAYNDLEKTKDNASYVKNKSIINLPQLLVTFEARFEANGGKVIWAQDAKEAISEIAKIISRNSERNLIYDNSLILNEISLTENMKKEGVTCYPSDFYSYYAESQNEVSTHYAYPFVHKSRSDIKNFIEQNFNKNESYNFPYEVKDKLIQQSKKSDVYVSSANFIVADCGCLCVSENEGSNLVSSALSKVQIYVVGIDKIVPQIKDLYLLLPLYSTYSYGKKLNTYNNIIFGPKNTLENREDEEVYVILLDNGRTKVLEQKNQRRALACINCGNCLNNSSVYKSIGGKVYGSTYVGPIGAVVTPLLNGFKDWKHLCMVESANPIISKKCPININIHELILYNRYYTYKHGMLTRTEKKLYLRYKKDILSRRRIDRLSLKRKIKMYNKIKEDLQLENKQFPNFAMSTFKQIYTTEQND comes from the coding sequence GAGGCAATTAACGATACTGCTTTGCAGGATAATATCAACTCTAATATTAAGGCACATTTGAAGAATGTACAAAAAACAGAATTTGCCTACAACGACCTTGAAAAAACCAAAGATAACGCTTCGTATGTAAAGAATAAATCTATAATCAACTTACCTCAATTGTTAGTTACCTTTGAAGCAAGATTTGAAGCCAACGGCGGAAAAGTTATTTGGGCACAAGATGCCAAAGAAGCCATTTCGGAAATAGCGAAAATAATTAGCCGAAACTCCGAAAGAAATTTAATTTACGATAACTCCTTAATATTAAACGAAATTTCTCTAACCGAAAATATGAAAAAAGAAGGCGTAACTTGTTATCCTTCTGATTTTTATAGTTACTACGCAGAATCGCAAAACGAAGTTTCGACACATTATGCTTATCCTTTTGTACATAAGTCTAGAAGCGATATTAAAAACTTTATAGAACAAAATTTTAATAAAAACGAAAGCTATAATTTTCCTTACGAAGTAAAAGACAAACTAATACAGCAAAGCAAAAAATCAGATGTTTACGTTAGTTCGGCTAATTTTATTGTTGCCGACTGCGGTTGCCTATGTGTATCCGAAAATGAAGGCTCAAACCTTGTTTCATCGGCGTTATCCAAAGTTCAAATTTACGTTGTTGGTATTGATAAAATTGTACCGCAAATTAAGGATTTGTATTTATTGCTGCCTTTATATTCGACTTACTCGTACGGAAAAAAATTAAATACCTACAATAATATAATTTTCGGACCTAAAAATACGCTTGAAAACAGAGAAGATGAAGAAGTATATGTTATTTTGTTAGACAACGGAAGAACAAAGGTTTTGGAGCAAAAAAATCAGCGTAGAGCTTTGGCTTGCATCAATTGCGGGAACTGCTTAAACAATTCGTCTGTTTACAAAAGCATAGGCGGCAAAGTTTACGGATCGACTTATGTAGGACCTATTGGAGCCGTTGTTACACCTTTGCTCAACGGATTTAAGGATTGGAAACATCTTTGTATGGTTGAGTCGGCAAATCCGATTATTTCAAAAAAATGTCCAATCAATATTAACATACACGAACTAATACTTTACAATAGGTACTACACTTACAAGCACGGAATGTTGACGCGTACCGAAAAGAAATTATATTTGCGTTATAAAAAAGATATACTAAGCCGCAGAAGAATTGACAGGCTAAGTTTGAAACGTAAAATAAAAATGTATAACAAAATTAAGGAAGATTTGCAATTGGAAAACAAACAGTTTCCTAATTTTGCAATGTCAACATTTAAACAAATATACACCACCGAACAAAACGATTAA
- a CDS encoding serine hydroxymethyltransferase, with the protein MKRDTKIFDLIKLEKERQMHGIELIASENFVSEQVLEAMGSVLTNKYAEGYPNRRYYGGCQIVDQTEQLAIDRAKELFGAEWANVQPHSGAQANMAVLLTVLKPGDKFLGFDLSHGGHLSHGSAVNSSGILYNPVFYQVDEDTGLVNYDKMEEIALAEKPKLIIAGASAYSRDWDFERMRKIADKVGAILMADIAHPAGLIARGLLNDPVPHCHIITTTTHKTLRGPRGGMILMGKDFDNPWGIKTNKGVVRKMSSLLDSAVFPGVQGGPLEHVIAAKAVAFGEALSDEFMQYIIQVKKNADIMAKAFVEKGYKLISNGTDNHLMLIDLRTKFPDITGRTVETVLEKADITVNKNMVPFDSRSAFATSGIRVGTPAITTRGVKEKDIPTIVDFIDTVISNHENEDVIKKVRKQVNELMSEFPLFAY; encoded by the coding sequence ATGAAAAGAGACACTAAAATTTTTGATTTAATTAAGTTGGAAAAAGAAAGACAGATGCATGGGATAGAATTAATTGCATCTGAAAACTTTGTTAGCGAACAAGTTTTAGAAGCTATGGGTTCGGTACTTACCAACAAGTACGCCGAAGGCTATCCTAATCGCCGCTACTACGGAGGCTGTCAGATAGTTGACCAAACCGAACAATTAGCTATTGATAGAGCAAAAGAATTATTCGGCGCAGAATGGGCAAACGTTCAGCCACACTCCGGAGCTCAGGCTAACATGGCTGTATTGCTTACAGTTCTTAAACCCGGTGATAAATTTTTAGGCTTCGACCTTTCGCATGGCGGACACTTATCGCACGGTTCGGCTGTCAACTCTTCGGGCATATTATACAATCCGGTTTTCTACCAAGTTGATGAAGATACAGGACTTGTCAACTACGATAAAATGGAAGAAATAGCGTTAGCCGAAAAACCGAAACTGATAATAGCCGGAGCATCGGCTTACAGTCGCGATTGGGATTTTGAACGTATGCGTAAGATAGCCGATAAAGTTGGAGCTATTTTGATGGCTGATATTGCACACCCTGCAGGTCTTATCGCTCGCGGCTTGCTCAACGATCCGGTTCCACACTGTCACATCATCACAACAACAACACATAAAACCTTAAGAGGACCTCGTGGAGGTATGATTCTTATGGGTAAAGATTTTGACAATCCATGGGGAATAAAAACCAATAAAGGCGTTGTTAGAAAAATGTCGTCGTTGCTTGACAGTGCAGTGTTCCCAGGCGTTCAAGGCGGACCGCTAGAGCACGTTATTGCTGCTAAAGCTGTTGCTTTTGGCGAAGCTCTTTCCGACGAGTTTATGCAATACATTATTCAGGTTAAGAAAAATGCCGATATTATGGCTAAGGCTTTTGTTGAAAAAGGATATAAACTTATTTCTAACGGAACCGATAACCACTTAATGCTTATAGACTTAAGGACTAAATTCCCCGATATTACCGGAAGAACAGTTGAAACTGTACTTGAAAAAGCCGATATTACCGTTAATAAAAACATGGTTCCATTCGATTCGCGTTCGGCATTCGCTACTTCGGGTATTAGAGTGGGAACACCTGCTATAACTACAAGAGGCGTTAAGGAAAAAGATATTCCAACCATTGTTGATTTTATCGATACGGTTATTTCAAATCACGAAAACGAAGATGTTATTAAGAAAGTAAGAAAACAAGTTAACGAGCTTATGAGCGAGTTTCCGTTGTTTGCATACTAA